GCGACCTCTCTCATTCGCGCGTGTCAAACTGGGCGAACACTCCTCCAGCTCGGCGCACCTTCTGACGCGACCCATCAGCCCTACGAGCTCGTCGTCAATACACGCTCATCCGCAACGCTCCTACGACACCAGGCAACCTGAGGCCTGATATCCCTAAAAAATGCACAAATTTAAAACAATGGCGCCAATTTTCTCGTCGACGCGAAGCAATCAACAATTCGTCTTTCGACGACTAGATAAAAACGGCGGAAACGCGCCAAAGGAGTACACTTTAGTTATTGTAAGCGGTACAGGTGCATACAGATCCAACGAATCCCCGGCTGACATTCCTAATCACAGCGTCGTTCTCTCTGCATACGAAGAAATGACGCGCTCTTCTGCCAAAAACGAGAGATGGGCTTGGCAGGTAATTTCTTCATACCTGTTTATAATATGTGCACGCAATTTTATTTACAAGGAGGTGACGGGCTGATGCTCTTCTTGAGAATTCCCTACGTTTGAAGAACGCTCGAGGGAAGTCTTAGTAAGCAAAGGGAATGGTGCAAGCTGAAGAAGCTGGATTAAATTCGAAGCCAATTCGTGTAGAAGTTTATTGTTGTCGTCGACAGTGTTCGGAGGGCGGGGAGATGGCTGCGTAGAGCTGGCGCGTGGGAGTGGTGGTTGTTGAGCGAGTAGAGCTAGAATTTCAGCGTTGCGGCTCAGTAGGATGCGAACGAAAAGTGACAGAGTCGATTCAGAGGAATAAATTTGTTTCAAGAAGGCCAAGTCAATGTGTAGACATGATTCCATGCTGACAACAAGGGAATCTATAGAAGGAAGATGGGCTAGGATGTCGGGGGAATGCTCTGTTTGAGGGGTTTTTTGGTCGAACAGTTGGTCTAGTAAGGTTTGCACCCTCTTCAGAGTGATAGGAGTCATAGTACGGATGAGGTGGTAAAAACTGTGTTGCTGCGAAGAAGGCTTTGGAGTACAGAGAGCGTCGGAAAGGACGGAATTCGGAGGTGGAGTGAAATTTAAATTGTGTGTGGATATGTACGTTGGAAGGGCGTTAGGATCCAGATTTTCTGAGACGCACTCAGAAACAATAAGAGAAACTTTACTTGGATCTAGATCAAGTAGACTCTTCTGAGATGAGTTAACCGAATGGGTGGAATTTTCAGCTGAAAACACTCTCTGGTCCGAAGAAGGAGACTCACGGCGAGCCTCGCTGGTGCGTGTATGATTTTTTAGATTAGAACAACAACTGGCAAGTTGGGTGAGATAAACGCGTTCTATTTGATCCAAATTCAATAAACGAACAGGAGAAGGTGATGCCAACAAGGATTCAGGCAGCTCCTCATTCGGAATATAATATCGTTTCGGTTTTTCAAATATGACAGTGGTCGGTTCTGCTGAGGCAGAATGAGAATTAGCAGCATTTGTATGTCTCTTTTTTCCATCTTCGTCTTGTGGAGTCGAAATGACCTTAGCATTGTTATTATTCGAAGTTACACCAGATATGCTGGTTGGTGCTAGAAGTTGTTCCGGATTGATCTTTGCACCTTGTCGCTTCAAATATTTTCGTCCTTCTAACAGCAGATTTTTCGCTTCATTCCAATAAATTGTCTCTGGAGGATTGTATTCTATACAGTTTTGACAAATGAGCTCAAAATCGGCCGTGAACAAATTCCAGTAGGGATATTTGTCCTCATTTAGTTTGCGACGCATTTTCAGAAAATCCATcggatttttaataattttatgatattcCGGAGCAT
This sequence is a window from Schistocerca gregaria isolate iqSchGreg1 unplaced genomic scaffold, iqSchGreg1.2 ptg000720l, whole genome shotgun sequence. Protein-coding genes within it:
- the LOC126320389 gene encoding bromodomain testis-specific protein-like, with the translated sequence MSSEEPNVNPLKVVFKFRGNGEVEKAKLDGMRPTGQITTNNKVLFRAGVTKLVESASTEVVQSTEEGVEKTTKVPGRIKIKTVKHEEAVSSPSQMAGSSESSKKRRFDAVNAGEEKLSALKRKKDELYMSPLTPNSVEKDFSAAQEGASATSSHTVRHPRKYVPLRKALNNALKKLIELDRYKFFYEPVREEDAPEYHKIIKNPMDFLKMRRKLNEDKYPYWNLFTADFELICQNCIEYNPPETIYWNEAKNLLLEGRKYLKRQGAKINPEQLLAPTSISGVTSNNNNAKVISTPQDEDGKKRHTNAANSHSASAEPTTVIFEKPKRYYIPNEELPESLLASPSPVRLLNLDQIERVYLTQLASCCSNLKNHTRTSEARRESPSSDQRVFSAENSTHSVNSSQKSLLDLDPSKVSLIVSECVSENLDPNALPTYISTHNLNFTPPPNSVLSDALCTPKPSSQQHSFYHLIRTMTPITLKRVQTLLDQLFDQKTPQTEHSPDILAHLPSIDSLVVSMESCLHIDLAFLKQIYSSESTLSLFVRILLSRNAEILALLAQQPPLPRASSTQPSPRPPNTVDDNNKLLHELASNLIQLLQLAPFPLLTKTSLERSSNVGNSQEEHQPVTSL